The following are encoded together in the Neofelis nebulosa isolate mNeoNeb1 chromosome 9, mNeoNeb1.pri, whole genome shotgun sequence genome:
- the NCOA6 gene encoding nuclear receptor coactivator 6 isoform X6, translated as MTSPATVMIPQSGNVSSSMMAPGPNSELQPRTPRPASQSDAMDPLLSGLHIQQQNHPSGSLAPPHHPMQPVPVNRQMNPANFPQLQQQQQQQQQQQQQQQQQQQQQQQQQLQARPPQQHQQQQPQGMRPQFTAPTQVPVPPGWNQLPSGALQPPPAQGSLGTMTASQGWKKAPLPGPMQQQLQARPSLATVQTPSHPPPPYPFGSQQASQAHTNFPQMSNPGQFTAPQMKSLQGGPSRVPTPLQQPHLTNKSPASSPSSFQQGSPASSPTVNQTQQQMGPRPPQNNPLPQGFQQPVSSPGRNPMVQQGNVPPNFMVMQQQPPNQGPQSLHPGLGGMPKRLPPGFSAGQANTNFIQGQVPSTTATTPGNSGAPQLQANQTVQHAGGQGAGPPQNQIQVSHGPPNMMQPGLMGIHGNMNSQQAGSSGVPQVNLGNMQGQPQQGPPSQLMSMHQQIVPSQGQMVQQQGTLNPQNPMILSRAQLMPQGQMMVNPQSQNLGPSPQRMTPPKQILPQQGPQMMAPHNQMMGPQGQVLLQQNPMIEQIMTNQMQGNKQQFNTQNQSNVMPGPAQIMRGPTPNMQGNMVQFTGQISGQMLPQQGPVSNSPSQVMGIQGQVLRPPGPSPHMAQQHGDPATTANNDVSLSQMMPDVNMQQTNMVPPHVQAMQGNSASGNHFSGHGMPFNAPFSGAPNGNQMSCGQNPGFPVNKDVTLTSPLLVNLLQSDISAGHFGVNSKQNNTNANKPKKKKPPRKKKNSQQDLNTPDNRPTGLEDTDQQPLPGEQGINLDNSGPKLPEFSNRPPGYPSQPVEQRPLQQMPPQLMQHVAPPPQPPQQQPQPQLPPPQQQPPPPSQPQSQQQQQQQQQQQQQQQMMMMLMMQQDPKSVRLPVSQSVHPPRGPLNPDSQRMPMQQSGSVPVMVSLQGPASVPPSPDKQRMPIPVNTPLGSNSRKMVYQENSQNPSSSPLGEMSSLPEASGSEVPSVSGGPNNMPSHLVVSQNQLMMTGPKPGPSPLSATQGATPQQPPVNSLPSSHGHHFPNVAAPTQTSRPKTPNRASPRPYYPQTPNNRPPSTEPSEISLSPERLNASIAGLFPPQINIPLPPRPNLNRGFDQQGLNPTTLKAIGQAPSNLTMNNPSNFAAPQTHKLDSVVVNSGKQSNSGATKRASPSNSRRSSPGSSRKTTPSPGRQNSKTPKLTLASQTNTALLQNVELPRNVLVSPTPLANPPVPGSFPNNSGLNPQNPTMPVAAVGGVLEDNKESLNVPQDSDCQNSQGRKEQVNIELKALPTQEVKMVVSEDQSKKDGQSLDPNKLPGVEENKNLVSPAMREAPTSLSQLLDNSGAPNVTIKPPGLTDLEVTPPVVSGEDLKKASVIPTLQDPSSSKEPSNSLNLPHTNEPCSTLVHPELSEVSSNVAPSIPPVMSRPVSSSSISTPLPPNQITVFVTSNPITTSANTSAALPTHLQSALMSTVVTMPNVGSKVMVSEGQSAAQSNARPQFITPVFINSSSIIQVMKGSQPSTIPAAPLTTNSGLMPPSVAVVGPLHIPQNIKFSSAPVPPSAPSSSTAPNIQTGRPLVLNSRATPVQLPSPPCTTSPVVPPHPPVQQVKEMNPDEASPQVSTSADQSTLPSSQSTTIVSPLLTNSPGSSVNRRSPVSSSKGKGKVDKIGQILLTKACKKVTGSLEKGEEQYGADGETEGQGLETTTPGLMGTEQLSTELDSKTPTPPAPTLIKMTSSPVGPGSTSAGPSLPGGTLPTSVRSIVTTLVPSELISAAPATKNNHVGIASEPLAGGLVEEKVGSHPELLPSIAPSPSLVAKETPATTPQGPGARPELEANAAMVSGQSSEPKEIIEKSKTPSRRNSRTEEPTVASESVENGHRKRSSRPASASSSTKDITSAVQSKRRKSK; from the exons ATGACCAGCCCTGCCACTGTTATGATACCCCAGAGTGGAAATGTGTCATCTTCCATGATGGCACCAGGCCCCAATTCAGAGCTGCAGCCCAGGACTCCTCGCCCTGCTTCTCAGTCAG ATGCAATGGATCCACTCCTCTCTGGGCTCCATATACAGCAGCAAAATCATCCCTCAGGATCTTTAGCTCCCCCGCACCACCCAATGCAGCCTGTCCCTGTGAACAGACAAATGAACCCAGCTAATTTTCCccagctgcagcagcagcagcagcagcagcagcagcaacagcaacaacaacagcaacagcagcagcagcagcagcagcagcagttgCAGGCAAGACCCCCACAGCAGCATCAGCAGCAACAGCCACAGGGAATGAGACCCCAGTTTACTGCCCCAACTCAGGTGCCTGTTCCTCCAGGCTGGAACCAGCTGCCTTCTGGAGCCCTTCAGCCTCCTCCAGCCCAGGGTTCTCTGGGCACAATGACTGCAAGCCAAGGGTGGAAGAAGGCTCCCTTGCCTGGCCCGATGCAACAGCAGCTCCAGGCAAGACCATCCTTAGCCACGGTACAGACACCTTCCCACCCGCCCCCTCCATATCCCTTTGGCAGCCAGCAAGCCTCACAAGCCCATACAAACTTTCCTCAGATGAGCAACCCAGGCCAGTTCACAGCTCCTCAGATGAAGAGCTTGCAGGGAGGGCCCTCCAGGGTCCCAACCCCCCTGCAGCAGCCCCACCTCACCAACAAGTCTCCtgcctcctcaccctcctccttccagcAGGGATCCCCTGCATCCTCCCCAACGGTTAACCAAACTCAGCAGCAGATGGGACCAAGGCCACCTCAAAATAACCCACTTCCCCAGGGATTTCAGCAGCCCGTCAGCTCTCCCGGTCGGAATCCTATGGTTCAACAGGGAAATGTGCCACCTAACTTCATGGTGATGCAGCAGCAGCCACCAAACCAGGGGCCACAGAGTTTACATCCAGGCCTAGGAG GAATGCCTAAACGCCTCCCACCTGGCTTCTCAGCAGGACAGGCCAATACGAACTTTATACAAGGTCAGGTGCCTTCGACCACAGCAACCACCCCTGGGAATTCAGGAGCCCCTCAGCTGCAAGCAAATCAAACTGTCCAGCATGCAG gtgGTCAAGGAGCTGGTCCTCCTCAAAACCAGATCCAGGTGTCCCACGGGCCACCAAATATGATGCAGCCCGGCCTCATGGGAATTCATGGCAACATGAACAGCCAGCAGGCTGGTAGTTCTGGGGTTCCTCAGGTGAACCTGGGCAACATGCAAGGCCAGCCCCAGCAGGGCCCACCATCTCAGCTGATGAGCATGCACCAGCAGATTGTGCCCTCCCAGGGCCAGATGGTCCAGCAGCAAGGAACCTTGAACCCTCAGAACCCTATGATCCTTTCAAGGGCCCAGCTTATGCCTCAGGGCCAGATGATGGTGAACCCTCAAAGCCAAAATCTTGGGCCCTCGCCTCAAAGGATGACCCCACCCAAGCAGATTCTTCCCCAACAGGGCCCACAAATGATGGCGCCACATAACCAGATGATGGGGCCTCAGGGGCAAGTTTTACTCCAACAGAACCCAATGATAGAGCAAATCATGACCAATCAGATGCAGGGGAATAAGCAACAGTTTAACACTCAGAACCAATCCAATGTCATGCCGGGACCAGCACAGATAATGAGGGGACCAACTCCAAACATGCAAGGAAACATGGTGCAGTTTACAGGACAGATATCAGGACAGATGCTGCCACAGCAAGGGCCCGTGAGCAACAGTCCATCTCAGGTTATGGGGATTCAGGGGCAGGTCTTGCGACCACCAGGGCCCAGCCCACACATGGCCCAGCAGCATGGTGATCCTGCTACTACAGCAAACAATGATGTCAGTTTGTCTCAGATGATGCCTGATGTTAACATGCAACAAACCAACATGGTTCCCCCCCACGTGCAGGCCATGCAGGGAAACAGTGCCTCGGGAAACCACTTCTCAGGCCATGGGATGCCTTTCAATGCACCTTTCAGTGGAGCACCCAATGGAAATCAGATGTCCTGTGGTCAGAATCCTGGCTTCCCGGTCAATAAGGATGTCACGCTAACAAGCCCATTGTTGGTCAACTTATTGCAGAGTGACATCTCTGCAGGCCATTTTGGGGTAAACAGTAAGCAAAATAATACCAACGCAAATAAACCGAAGAAGAAGAAACCCCCTcggaagaagaaaaatagtcaGCAAGATCTAAA tacCCCAGATAATCGCCCAACTGGGCTGGAGGACACGGATCAGCAGCCATTGCCTGGAGAACAAGGAATTAACTTGGACAACTCAGGCCCTAAACTGCCAGAATTTTCAAACCGACCACCAG GTTATCCTTCTCAACCAGTTGAACAGAGGCCACTTCAGCAGATGCCTCCTCAGCTCATGCAGCATGTGGCACCCCCGCCACAGCCACcacagcagcagccgcagccaCAACTGCCGCCACCACAGCAGCAGCCACCACCTCCCAGTCAGCCACAgtcgcagcagcagcagcagcagcagcagcaacaacaacaacaacaacaaatgatgATGATGCTCATGATGCAGCAGGACCCCAAATCAGTTAGGCTTCCGGTCTCCCAAAGTGTCCACCCCCCACGGGGCCCCCTGAACCCAGACTCCCAGAGAATGCCCATGCAACAGAGCGGCAGCGTGCCTGTTATGGTCAGTTTGCAAGGACCTGCTTCCGTGCCACCATCACCTGATAAGCAAAGAATGCCAATACCTGTGAATACTCCTTTGGGAAGCAATTCAAGGAAAATGGTATACCAGGAGAACTCCCAGAATCCTTCTAGCTCACCACTGGGAGAAATGTCCTCGCTCCCTGAAGCAAGTGGCAGTGAAGTACCATCTGTCTCAGGAGGCCCAAATAACATGCCTTCACATTTAGTAGTTTCCCAGAATCAGTTAATGATGACAGGGCCAAAACCTGGACCATCACCCCTTTCTGCAACTCAAGGTGCAACTCCCCAGCAACCCCCTGTAAATTCCCTGCCCAGCTCTCATGGCCACCATTTTCCAAATGTGGCTGCTCCAACCCAAACATCTAGGCCTAAAACACCGAACAGAGCCAGCCCCAGACCCTACTATCCTCAGACACCCAACAATCGCCCTCCTAGCACAGAACCTTCAGAAATCAGTCTGTCTCCAGAAAGACTCAATGCCTCCATTGCAGGACTCTTCCCCCCACAGATTAATATTCCTTTACCTCCTAGGCCAAATTTAAACAGGGGCTTTGATCAGCAGGGCCTAAATCCAACAACTTTAAAGGCCATTGGGCAAGCACCTTCGAATCTTACCATGAATAATCCTTCCAATTTTGCTGCCCCACAAACTCACAAATTAGATTCTGTGGTGGTGAATTCTGGAAAGCAGTCTAATTCTGGAGCAACAAAACGGGCTAGTCCGAGCAACAGTCGCAGGTCTAGTCCTGGGTCCAGTAGGAAAACTACCCCAAGTCCTGGGAGGCAAAATTCAAAAACCCCTAAACTTACTCTGGCCTCTCAAACAAACACAGCTCTGTTGCAGAATGTGGAGTTGCCAAGAAATGTATTGGTCAGTCCCACTCCTTTGGCCAATCCCCCTGTACCTGGGAGCTTCCCTAACAACAGCGGGCTGAATCCTCAGAATCCTACCATGCCTGTGGCTGCAGTGGGAGGTGTTCTGGAGGATAACAAGGAGAGCTTGAATGTGCCTCAGGACAGCGATTGCCAGAATTCCCAGGGTAGGAAGGAGCAGGTAAACATTGAGCTCAAAGCCCTCCCTACCCAAGAAGTTAAaatggttgtttctgaagatcaGTCTAAAAAGGACGGGCAATCTTTGGATCCTAACAAACTTCCCGGTGTCGAAGAGAACAAAAATTTGGTGTCTCCTGCTATGAGGGAAGCACCCACATCGTTAAGTCAACTTCTTGATAACTCTGGAGCTCCTAATGTGACCATTAAACCCCCTGGGCTTACAGATCTGGAAGTAACGCCTCCAGTAGTTTCTGGGGAGGACCTGAAAAAAGCATCTGTCATTCCCACACTGCAGGATCCGTCTTCTTCTAAAGAACCCTCTAATTCCCTAAATTTACCTCACACTAATGAGCCGTGTTCAACCCTTGTGCATCCAGAATTGAGTGAGGTCAGTTCTAATGTTGCACCAAGCATCCCTCCAGTAATGTCAAGACCTGTCAGCTCTTCCTCCATCTCTACTCCCTTGCCCCCAAATCAGATAACTGTTTTCGTTACTTCCAATCCTATCACGACTTCAGCTAATACATCAGCAGCTCTGCCGACTCACCTGCAGTCTGCATTGATGTCAACAGTCGTCACAATGCCCAATGTGGGTAGCAAGGTTATGGTTTCTGAGGGACAGTCAGCTGCTCAGTCTAATGCCCGGCCTCAGTTCATTACACCTGTGTTTATCAATTCATCCTCAATAATTCAGGTTATGAAAGGATCACAGCCAAGCACAATTCCTGCAGCCCCACTGACAACCAACTCTGGCTTGATGCCTCCCTCCGTTGCAGTTGTTGGCCCTTTACACATACCTCAGAACATAAAATTTTCTTCTGCTCCTGTACCACCTAGTGCCCCCTCCAGTAGTACTGCTCCAAATATACAGACTGGTCGACCCTTGGTCCTTAACTCACGAGCCACCCCTGTTCAGCTTCCTTCCCCCCCATGTACAACTTCTCCAGTTGTCCCTCCTCATCCCCCTGTCCAGCAAGTGAAAGAAATGAATCCAGATGAGGCTAGTCCTCAGGTGAGCACCTCAGCAGATCAGAGCACTCTTCCCTCTTCACAGTCAACCACAATTGTTTCTCCCCTTTTGACCAATAGTCCAGGCTCCTCTGTCAACCGGCGAAGCCCAGTCTCATCTAGTAAGGGCAAAGGAAAAGTGGACAAAATCGGCCAGATTTTGCTGACCAAGGCATGTAAGAAAGTTACAGGCTCTCTTGAGAAAGGGGAAGAGCAATATGGTGCAGATGGAGAGACTGAAGGCCAAGGGCTAGAGACCACAACTCCAGGGCTCATGGGAACAGAGCAGTTATCCACAGAGCTGGACAGTAAAACCCCAACACCCCCAGCACCCACTCTGATAAAAATGACCTCTAGCCCCGTGGGCCCGGGCTCCACCTCAGCAGGACCCAGCTTACCTGGCGGTACTCTCCCCACCAGTGTACGCTCGATAGTAACCACTCTGGTACCCTCTGAGCTCATCTCTGCGGCGCCGGCCACAAAAAACAATCATGTTGGCATAGCATCTGAGCCACTTGCGGGTGGCCTAGTGGAGGAGAAGGTGGGATCTCATCCAGAGCTTCTACCCAGCATAG cCCCTTCACCGAGTTTAGTTGCAAAGGAAACTCCAGCCACAACACCACAGGGGCCTGGTGCCAGACCAG aactcgAGGCAAATGCTGCCATGGTCTCTGGACAAAG